A stretch of DNA from Glycine max cultivar Williams 82 chromosome 18, Glycine_max_v4.0, whole genome shotgun sequence:
GAGATTCAACATGAACCCAAGTCTAGCAACAAAATTTTCCCCTGACATCGTACCCTGATGATGAACAACTACAATCTCTTTCAGATTTGAGTTGTAACTACATCGAAGATACAACACTGAATCATTGAAACAACCACCTACACCAAGTCACCAACATTTCCTAGagatggaaaagaaaaattggattTTGGCTTACCAACATGGCCCATTACTATTTAGACACGAATTGCAAACCCTCACCATTGTCACTTGCAAGCGATTAATTTTTTGACCAGTAAAATTTCCAATTATTTGTGTTATGTGGGTAGTATATTTTCGGTAAACATGTTCAGAAATAAGCTTTCTAATCATTTCCTTGCATAAATTTGATTTCGTATCTCTAACTTctaaatagtttttttctttttcggtTCCAACTTTTAAATAGTAAAAGTAGAGCAACGAACCATCGGAAAATAAAGAGATCCACTAAGAACCAGGAGGGTACATTCCCATTCACCGATTCACGCAACTTCTTGACAAATGACTAGTAAGTAGTTTGAATTGAACTAGAGAAGaagcaaacaaaatatcaaaaggAATGTAAACACTAATGGTTCAAGTAgtaccaaaaaaaattgttaatgctAATCATACCTAGTAGTAAATCAGTTACAGGAATATTCATGCAGGCATGCTCTCAAAATAGTTATTTAGTCAAGGTCAAAGAAACTATGATGACTAGTGATCATAATTGCAACAATGATGACGATGACCACCACAGCCAGTCCCCCACTATATGATTCCCATAAGCTTTTATATGACTTTGTTGGAACTAAAAAAAAGGGTATGATTCTTTCACCGCCTCCAAAACAGTAAGAGGTCGGTCTCAAGTTTGAGAGATTGAACTAACTAGTTAGTTCTCTAGGGACATAATTCATCCCATCAATCCCACAAAATCCAAATTAATGATAGTAATTAGAAATCTGAGAGTAAAGGAGGTTGAAAGTGACCTCCATCAAATTGATCTTAATACTGCAATTAAGAAGTCAAATCAATACCAAAATAATTACTAGCTGATAGTATTAAAGAAGTCTATGATTTCAGGGCCTCAACTTGTTAAACATTTTTCTTAGTAATGCTGAAAAGGCTTCGCTTTAAATGGAATTCCCATCTTTACTCTTCATTTGTTTTTTGCTTAGAATAGTATATATAGATACATGGAGATTTATGTAGGGATGGAGCAATGCTGAGTCATGGGTATTAAACACAACAAGTGGTTTTAGATTCAACAGTTGTCGTTGTTTCAATAAAACCACTTAGAAGCAAACATATCTTACCAATGCtggatctttttctttcttgtttatttGTGCTACTTTTTGGTCGGCTATACATTGCACATCATTTTGTTAATCAAACTAACACACTAGATTGTTCCACTGCATGATATATTAATGACAAATCTCTGCTAACAAAACATCAAATGGTCGAACCTTAATTATTTGCCACAAGTCCTATCCATAACAAGATATCAATTCAATAAGTAACTAGATTATCCGCGTGGATACAAAATAGATATGAGGAAGATAATCTGATATTACAGTATTAATTGCTGTGTCAGAAGCATGAATAtgccaataattaattttatcaacagAATCAGGACCCATTTGAAGTGAACCATCAAAGATGAACATAGCCACGTGTTTCAGATTCGTGGACACACACGGCACCATTGGACCTACAATACGTCACTTACTCCTAAGTTTCCTCTTCCTCATCATCCAGTTTTTCACATGTTACCAAAGAGATTTCCCCTCTTGTGAAAAATCTTGTTTCTCATTATTATATAGGTTACACGAACAATGCATATTTGGATTCAATGATTTTCCCTAGATGTTACATTACAACTTACATATAGTATATGTTACCCTCTAATTCCCCATATCCCCCATCATGGATAATCTTAAAAATTCACTCAATTCTTTTCAGTGGCACTTCTGTTTGTAGCCCACAATTTGCTAAACATTCGTTTGGGCTGAGTGGGAAGACCAAGACCCTTAAATTTAGAAGTTCTTCCAATCTCATCACGGGGCACAACATTTTCATCCAAGTCATCCTCAGCTAGCTTCATTCTGAGGGTAGGGTTCCTAGTTGTTGACTTTGGTGACTTGAATCCAGAAACACTCCAATTGTCATCAGCATGAATACTAGTCGTGGTGCTCAATGGTGCTGTGTGCTTTGAAGGGTCAATGCCATGAGCTGTGAGCAATGCCTTGATGTTGCTTGGCATGTCACTCACTTTGCCTCCAGCAGCTGCTGCTCTTGCTTGCTCAAAGAAGAGAACTTGGACTACAACTCTTAGGGGAAGAAGCTCATTCTGTgctgcatgcatgcatgcttcCATTGACAGTTTTTTGCAGTCTAAAATTCTACATAGTCTCTTCCTTTCACTCTTGCTGAGTTCTGGATGTGCCTACATTTTcaagttaaacaaaaaatttagtgATACTAATAAGGTTCTTTCTTCCAGTAACAGACATATATTACATTACTAAAGTGTTCAGAGttctcttttttgtaaaatttttgcTTAATGGAATGGACACATTTATCATGGATAATGGGAAGAACACACTATCAATCATGTGAAGGACTAAAGGACATttatctccttttctttttatcccgATCTAATGAACACAACtagtataaataaaaactcattAGGATCGGTTTAGTGGCAGAGGATTTGAGTATTTTGCAGGATGTCGTAAGTTCAAATTTCACTGTCGCCATTATACACTTAAGAATCAAAAAACTAGTACCGATAAAACAAACTCGTGTGTGCCAAAAATGTTCTTTCATAGTTATCACTGgcaattcttttctttcttgttccaACCAAGTGAAATGACTAAATGCCAGAACGGAAATTAGAAACTGCGAGTATTAGTCAGAAAGTGGCTTCATTCAGGCCAAAATTTCTGGTGGGTCATCCTACACCTAAACCACGAAAAAATGTTGAATGAGACAAGATTTCAAGGTCGAGTTGTTTATCCACCAATTCTGTCCCACCACTGAAACATGTTCAACCAGAGTCCCCCCGGGAACCCCTCTATGTTGGCCATTATTTATTTCTAGCATGTACAAAATGCAGTAATTCTGAAAACAAATAGAAATTCCTCACAAAAAAATTACCTTGAGGTAAATGTCAATAGCTCTGTACAGATCATCATGGTCATGCCTTGCAAAATCTGGTATAGTTTCAGCAATAGCAATGAATTTTGAGAGAGCCAAATTCACATCCCTGGCCACCTCTTGAAGGTACCTATCCACAAGCTTTGCCACCTTAAGTTTTGAGCTATGAGAAGCTGAGGAGGACCTCCTACTCTCTTGAAACTCGAAGTTAATATTCTCCGCGGAACGAGACCGCCTTCTTTCGACGGCCAACCTTGATCTTGGAGGGCTGGTTGGAGGACTCTGACCTTGCAACATGAACTGTTCCAATATGGTCATCACCAAGTCCACTTCATACATCATATCATTAGTACTCTTAGACACCGAGCGTATCAGAAGATCGTTAACCGTTGCTTCCTCCAATTGAAGTCCTACTCTTGTGGCCAATTCCACTTTAGAAGAAGCAGAGGCATTGAGAATATTAGCAGCCTTCAAGAGCTTAAAAAGGAAGCTGCAAGAAACAGCACCTTTCTCTGCTGGAAGCAAGCTCACTATTGATTCCAAAAGCAGCCTATGCTTTGAATTCACTTCACTAGcagaatctgaatctgagtctGATTCAGTCTCCCTCTTGACATTATGCACATTCTTCCTTATATTTGGTAGCCATCTAGATGCATAAATTTTCAATGCATCACCAATGAGATTTGAGGGTGTCTTGCCACCAGATTTGATAGCCATCATGGTTCTCCAATACAAGTCTATGCTCAAATCTGCTAAATCCTCAGCCCACCATCCCTTGCTTGTTGATTTGTGTCTCAGGCTTTCGGTTTCGTTGTATGAAGACACATCATTCCTCAATCTCCGGGAATGGCTGTGTGACAAACTCACCTTTGAGGGGTGGCTTAAGGCCTTTGAGGCAATGGCCTCAATGCATCTGCTGGAAACTGTCAAATCCTCTGACCACAAAGGCAATGCCTTTGTGGTTTGGAGAGTCACAATGGAATCCTTCCAGCCATTGAGGATGCAAGAGTTGAAGAAAACATCAAGCTTGTAAATCAAATTCCCCTTCTCAACATCCTCAGTCATCTGCAAGTACTCGGCCGCGCTTCGCGCGGCCACAATGTTGTAAGCACTGAGAGTGATGGTTATGCCATAGCAGAACTTGGCACACAGCTCAAATGCTTCCACCCCACCCGGAAAATCAGGGAGTTGGACTATTTGGTGCTGTGGAGAATCAGAACTCTCTGAGCATAACCTTTGCAGGCGCAAACATTTGGACAATAGTGGAAACTGAACAACATCATGAACTTGTGTGACTAAACaataaaaagatagaaaaagttttgttcaaaaaacaaaatggaCTGAGATATAGAACTTGAAGAGTTTCTAATTTTCTATAATTGGTAATTTGGTATCCTCAAGTATAAAAATTTCAAGAAGCACACCTTGTGAAGTAGGTATCTAGTTCCTTTCACTTGAATTATGAGGTCACTTGAAACTTCAGAAGAGATTGTCCTgcatacaaagaaaaagaaaaaactcatGTTACTCACCTAAAGCTGATACATCATCAATCGTCTACAATTAGAAACAATCAAATGATGAATCTATGACTTGCCTTACAGACTCTGCAGTGTAAAAGGTGTCCGAACGAGATCCAAGTTTCATAAACTTCATGACTGTGTGTCAATTTCTTTTATACTAAATCATATGTTAAACTGAACCAGTTACTTGAATAATTCAGAACTGCAGAAAGCACAAGAAGTGCATAGAGCAGATAGTGGTGAAGAAAATCTACATGAAATGCTCTTTCATTATATTGCCAAGTTGAAAATCAATCAACAGAACTCATAAAGTTTCTGGAGCCTCAATACAAAACTTCAAGAACTCTCGgacagaaagaaaaagaaagtaaagaagatgaagaagttttTTCTTGGATGAGAGAGAAGatgtcaaaggaaaaggaaaaacaagagGCTTGCCATGGGAAGAAATAATATAAAGCAGTTTAAATAAGTAGGAGTGACAACAAATTTGATAAACAGGAATGCAAGTTTTATCCCATTTATTCAAAAACACAATTTTcgttattgattgaaatttgtaaaaaaaaatgaaattataaatggAATTTGTTAAATAATAGATGAGACCTACGTAATTCTGTAAGTAATTATAGATTATAATGTTCAATCATTGATAGAAAGTGTATTTGAAAGATTACGGAAAGAAGTGTGTTTCTAACGCTGTTCAATGCTCAATCAACATAAATTGGGACGAGAGAGCATCTAACACTACAAAGTTAGGACATACCTGATAGGAGATGCTATTTTGGGtttttaataatc
This window harbors:
- the LOC100792829 gene encoding BTB/POZ domain-containing protein At1g67900, translated to MKFMKLGSRSDTFYTAESVRTISSEVSSDLIIQVKGTRYLLHKFPLLSKCLRLQRLCSESSDSPQHQIVQLPDFPGGVEAFELCAKFCYGITITLSAYNIVAARSAAEYLQMTEDVEKGNLIYKLDVFFNSCILNGWKDSIVTLQTTKALPLWSEDLTVSSRCIEAIASKALSHPSKVSLSHSHSRRLRNDVSSYNETESLRHKSTSKGWWAEDLADLSIDLYWRTMMAIKSGGKTPSNLIGDALKIYASRWLPNIRKNVHNVKRETESDSDSDSASEVNSKHRLLLESIVSLLPAEKGAVSCSFLFKLLKAANILNASASSKVELATRVGLQLEEATVNDLLIRSVSKSTNDMMYEVDLVMTILEQFMLQGQSPPTSPPRSRLAVERRRSRSAENINFEFQESRRSSSASHSSKLKVAKLVDRYLQEVARDVNLALSKFIAIAETIPDFARHDHDDLYRAIDIYLKAHPELSKSERKRLCRILDCKKLSMEACMHAAQNELLPLRVVVQVLFFEQARAAAAGGKVSDMPSNIKALLTAHGIDPSKHTAPLSTTTSIHADDNWSVSGFKSPKSTTRNPTLRMKLAEDDLDENVVPRDEIGRTSKFKGLGLPTQPKRMFSKLWATNRSATEKN